The Pongo pygmaeus isolate AG05252 chromosome 7, NHGRI_mPonPyg2-v2.0_pri, whole genome shotgun sequence DNA segment GTCAGCATATTAGCAAACTATTCTACCTGCTGCTTTAATTCTTATTTGCCATAAAGTTTAACATAACTCCAGGTTCTAGGGATAAggatatggacatctttgggatGCCGTTATTATGCCTGCTACACCTAGTAAAATAAAACTCAgtgacataataaatattttcgccaagaaaaatatctttaaagagaaaatgttttcattgatTAATAGTGTTATCAGATGAATATAGGAGGCCAAGTTCAATTTGGCTTTCAGGTGAAGCATGAAGAACTTTTTAGTGTATTTAATCCCAAATAGTATGAGACAGATAATGTCACAATAAGCTGGATGTTGTTTATCTAAAACTCACATTTAACTGAGTGTCCCATATTTTTATTTGCGAAGTCTGTCAACCCTAGTCATTTAGGATTAATACAAACAAATACATGTTTCTTCTAAGTTGTTCACATATGagagcaaaacaaagaaaagtacaTTTAAGGTTCTATCACAGGTCTCTCAGGAAAAGTTTTCTGGATGTGTTATCATCTCCCAGATACCCTACAATTAGATCTTTCTGATGtttctttagtgtttttttaaattatctctctTTGATCAAGACCTTCactgaaatgtattattttaaaagcaaacactCTTCCATTTTGGATTCATTAAGAGACAGATGTTAGCATGAAAAAGCCCATATCCCAGGAAGGCTAGGGCATCTGAAAAATGTCTGACTCTTTACATTTTTGAATAGACTCTCCTGtcttatgtaaaaatattaaataattgaattCTAGTACTTGATACAATATGTGAAGTCAATATCACAATAGATGGGATTAATAGCAAATTGACCAGAGCAGAGTAGAGGATCCAAGAATTAAAACACAGGTTAGTAGGCCGGGcgtgatgactcacgcctgtaatcccaacactttgagaggccaaggcaggcaaatcacttgaggtcaggagctgaagaccaggctggccaacatggtgatattctatctctactaaaaataccaaaaaaaaaaaaaaattaactggatgtggtataggacacctgtaatcccagctactcagaaggctgaggcaggagaattgcttgaacctgggaagcagaggttgcagtgagtcgagatcacaccactgcactccagcctgggtgacagagcaaggctctgtctctcaaaaaaaaaaaaaaaaaaaaaagtaagaatacaAGTCAGTGGAAAATTTTCAGGTTGAAGTGCAGAgatataaaataatgcaaaatacaaaaaatgacataaatatatatatgtgaagaCACAGTAAAAGGATgctttgtatatgtgtgtctgtgtgtttgtattGAATATATATGCAATACACACGTGttgcatatgtgtttgtgtacatacatatggttggtgcaaaagtaattgcggtttttgccattacctttaaaggcaaaaaccacaattacttttggaCCAATTCTCTATCTATCTAGACAATTCTATTcccaggaagagaaaggagagagggacagCAGCAATAACTGAAGAACTAATGGCTGAAAATCTGCTCAAAACAGTGATATTATTCCATATATTCAAAAAGCTCTGAAAACACCAAGAGGATGTGTCAAAAGTAAACTCTACCTAGACTACTCACAGACAAACCCTGTTCTTTGGAGAGTTTCTTCATCTGCTTTAAATATAGTTGGAACAAGATCAGTTGCTAATTTTGTAGCCAGGtgaattcaataaaataatgaatgagcTGCAGTGTTTAAAATTaataccttttttgttttcttatgagTCTTCAGGCACGATGAAATGGGAAAAATTTTATGCCATTAAGTCATGAGTTCACAGGTTCAGAGACTCAGATTATGACACGCAAGCTCACTTGGTTGGAATGGATTCTGTGAATTCTGTAAACTTTTGGAGTTATTCTATTTTTGAGCATCCAAATTAAACAGCTCCAGCTCCCATTCCTCATTAGTATAGACAGTCAAATGTTTCTCAGAACTCCCTATAGGTGCTTATGCTCCTAATATCTTGTACAAATtcttatttctgtcttctgtGTAAATTCTCTGGCCAcctccacctcactcctgcaactAACTACACATTTTCTTTGTAGCTTTGCATTAAGAATTACTGAGGCTTTCTGCCTTTTCCAAGAATTTTCAAATACACAGCCATTgattgagacacagttttgcaaAAACATAAGGATAATGATGGGTGGTTAATGCACAGAACTGTTAAAAATAAGATTAGAAATGAGAGTGCATTCTAGCTAAAGAGTTCAGCCACTCTTGCTAATAACCACTACAGGTCACTTTGTGCCCTGATGTTACAGGTATAACTGCTCCTTTTGGAACCTAGAACTCCTTTCATTGTTAATCTCTGAGGGCCAAGAAACCTTtagcaatttatttttagaacTGTAGAATGATTTAGCGCTTACTGGATTGTATCTCTATTTCATAGATGCAGTCAGGTGTCCTATCTTCCAAGACCTAAACAGCCATTAAAAGGTCTTCTTAAATAAAAGGAGAGTTTCTTTCTAAGAGAGTTGTGCTGTTTCCCCTAAAACATAGGAATGAATGTCATTGTCATGGtgacttttagtttttttgtgtgtgaagctTCACTTCTTTTGTACAATCAAATGATATATGCTTCCAGGAATCAAGAAATCCACTAACTGGTTCAAAATAACAGTGTATACATGATGaatattaaatgaacaaataaaggcAGGGTCCGACTGTCCTGGCATCAAGGTAGGTGAGTGTGACTGAGTTGGACAATTACAGGATTAGACCCTGTCTTGATTTAAATTTTGGAGAGTTTGTTAATTATGGTGATTTTttcatgaatattatttttttaaaaatctatcgcATTATAAGATCATCTATATTAACTATGGAATATCTTAGTGCTTACATTTTATATCTGAGGCCAGAGCCTCCCTCGCTTCACCCTAGTCCTGGCTTTGTCATCACATCTGGATAAAATCTATATCCAGATAAAAATGCTTTTACTCTAACAAGGTCTGGTTACTTTTTTCAATCTTGAGATTAGGAAAGACAATGGATTATTTTGGAACTAAGGTGCATTTTCCCAGAGGTAGATGATATGCACATTCAGTGCAGAGTTAATGTGAAGAAACAGAGAGTTTCTTATGCATCTAGGATATACCCACAGTGTTCATGATTTAAGGACCAAACCCTCCCAAGGAGAGAGAGCAGGGCCAGGGAGCTATCTTGATTCTTCCCCTTAGAGTCGATGCGTCTTTCTTCTTGAGGTTTGCTCTCCTATGCTTGTGTCCCATGCCATGTTGTCCTCATTTAATTGTGCCCTCAAAAAGACTTGTTTTTAACAGCATTTACTTGGATCCTATTATATTTGTATGTAAGGAAACCCTTGTACAACTGCATTTTGCCATCCAATTTATGAAATAGTTTATGAATGGCCAGCACATGAATGAATAAGACAAAGTCCACACCAGTAGAAATCTCATAGCTAAATGGAGAATTAAAAATTCATCCACCTCTGTAGGAGGTGTAATTGCATAAGAAACCTTAACCAGAAGAAGGGAGTCCTTGTGAATAACAGGACTGGGCATCCCCTCCCTTGGCAGATCCGCCATGATTCCATGAGGGAAGTGGTCTTTGAGTTGGGCTTGCTTTTTCTACGGAAGATGTGGGGTAGGTGATGGCATGCAAGGGGAGGATGCAGGAGGAGCAAAGCACATGTTCTAGGAAAATGCCGGGAATAAATGGGGAAGGTCAAGGGATCCAAAGAAAACAGATGCCTGTGACCCTGGAAAGCACTCCAAGCCCCACTGTGGCATCCCTGACCCCTGCCTGGAGAGCGGAAAAGGATGTTTCAAGGATATTAGAGATGGCCTGCCCAAACCAACATCACACAATGACCACAATTACTAGGATAAAGATTCCGTATCTTTGGACACCATAGTTTAATTTGGTTTACATGACGCACGTCTCTGATGAGGGAGCCCTTTCTGAATCCACATCAGCCACAGCAGCTTCTTGGCCTCCTCATGGCTTTTTGCAGCATTTTATTACAGAGAGACCACAGGTGCCAATATGTTTATACCTTCTAGGGCAAAAGCCTGGATGACATATGGCACCACTCCTAAGGCAGGTAACAGGATTGCTAATATCACCAAAAACACCTAACagggaaaaaacacacaaaaagagcAAACAGCCTGTTAGAACTCAAAACTCATGTTGGAAAAACACAAACCCTGTGTCAGTATCACCCTGAGTAAATCCACAGTGGGCTTCTTTCCTAAGCCTGGGCTTTTCCATTATGATAATGAGATGCGAGTCAATCATTTGGATCTAAGTTTCTGACATGGAAACTGGCACTGCTGTGGTTTGGGggatgtttatttttgtagaaccTCATTGTGAAAGACCCTGATCTCTCCTGAGTGACCGGGGCCTCCAGGTGGGGTCTGGTAGGAGCTCAGCAACGATCTCTTGTGAATTCAGCTCCACCACAAGAAGATAACATCAAAGCCACTATACCGCCATTTTAACACACACAACCCAGTAaccttttgatttttcaaatcaTTTAGTCTGTTAAGTATTTGAGCTGAGATGGGGTAAAAAGATGCAACTCACTGAAATTGTTTAATATGAAATTAACACCAAGTAACTTACAGTTGAAAACCACAATTAGccatagaaataaacatttgtaatGGCTTTTTTCTAATATCTAAGTACTGGTTTCaacctcattcttctttttttatccctccctccctccctccttccctccttccctccctcccttcctctctccctgcctgcctgcctccctgccttccttcatGATACTGTTCTAGGTGTTGGAAAATATGAGGTCTCTGGTGCCTCTCAGAGCCCCGTTGTTCTCACAAAACCCAGGACTCataaataaaattggtaaaaTGAGGCTTTCACAATTTAATATCTATGTGATTAACTGTTTTAGGTTTTattctcaaattttctttttccctctctccatccttccCTTCCACTCTCCCTCTTTTATCCtttcatggtttttattttattttcataatatcaaGGAGAAAATGAAGGTTAGGCATCCAGGCTTAAAAGTTGGTTTCAATGGGCCCTCCCTGTCCTGTGAACCTGCAGTGGCCTCGTGGCAGGGACTGTTCTCAGGGCCTCTGATCAGAAAAGTCCTGGGGGCAGAGTGTCTGCCGCAGTAGTTCCCACAGTATAGGCTGCACCTTAAGATTATCTGGGATTCTCTAGGTTGCAGTACCTATCCTTTAactata contains these protein-coding regions:
- the LOC129042830 gene encoding defensin beta 4A; this translates as MRVLYLLFSFLFIFLMPLPGVFGDISNPVTCLRSGAICHPGFCPRRYKHIGTCGLSVIKCCKKP